One stretch of Paramormyrops kingsleyae isolate MSU_618 chromosome 4, PKINGS_0.4, whole genome shotgun sequence DNA includes these proteins:
- the LOC111846204 gene encoding NEDD4-like E3 ubiquitin-protein ligase WWP1 isoform X1: MRSELVQGRARGAGRSGTGTRTGAGASVPQPARGMRSAVVVGRAVRESRLRAADVETAAPVETSVGQSRAGSCGRGEIWATVWAESLQGFVNAQLNVSPHSQLDFKVWSHHTLKADALLGKATLNVHLVLEQHHRKLENVKEVMKLYLENKCGVLVPTGELTVFLDGLFLEPGSLSNGTGTSPSASATKVQQDSQNGDTVHENGRGSSPARAQSNSGSNSGDSQVPSTSSGYSDGSSAPTLNGGSVSSPEHRPPSPQGVPTPDEGQVSNGTVNGEASALTSDVAPAITEALAPTSDLEQSGDAPPSDSSPSIAPAPAPAPSPAPDPDPDPHPDPSPAPVSAPEESSQTPAISAAPLTTSSPSSSSSTPAAEARSTSPSTHDGGKPKQQSSNSSSAGPLPPGWEQRKDIHGRTYYVDHNTRTTTWERPQPLPPGWERRVDDRGRMYYVDHNTRTTTWQRPTMESVRNFEQWQSQRSQLQGAMHQFNQRYLYSASMMSAENDPLGPLPPGWERRVDSNDRVYFVNHNTKTTQWEDPRTQGLQNEDPLPEGWEIRYTREGVRYFVDHNTRTTTFNDPRTGKSSVTKGPQIAYERSFRWKLAHFRYLCQSNALPSHVKITVSRQTLFEDSFQQIMALKPYDLRRRLYVIFRGEEGLDYGGLAREWFFLLSHEVLNPMYCLFEYAGKSNYCLQINPASAINPDHLSYFNFIGRFIAMALFHGKFIDTGFSLPFYKRMLNKKLTIKDLESIDPEFYNSLIWIRDNNIEECGLEMYFSVDMEILGKITSHDLKPDGADLLVTEENKEEYIGLMAEWRFSRGVEEQTKAFLDGFNEVVPLQWLQYFDEKELEVMLCGMLEVDLQDWQRNTVYRHYTRNSKQVIWFWQLVKEVDNEVRLRLMQFVTGTCRLPLGGFAELMGSNGPQKFCIEKVGKETWLPRSHTCFNRLDLPPYKSFEQLKEKLLFAIEETEGFGQE, translated from the exons ATGCGATCCGAGCTCGTGCAGGGACGCGCGCGGGGAGCCGGCCGGTCGGGCACGGGCACGCGGACGGGCGCGGGCGCGTCTGTTCCGCAGCCCGCCCGTGGCATGAGGAGCGCGGTCGTGGTCGGACGCGCAGTTAGAGAGTCGCGGCTCCGGGCGGCCGACGTAGAGACAGCCGCTCCTGTGGAGACGAGCGTCGGACAGAGCCGGGCGGGGAGCTGCGGCCGAG GAGAGATATGGGCCACAGTGTGGGCTGAGAGTCTCCAGGGCTTTGTGAACGCACAACT GAATGTATCTCCTCACTCCCAGCTGGACTTCAAAGTGTGGAGCCACCACACCCTGAAAGCCGACGCCCTGCTGGGGAAGGCCACGCTGAACGTCCACCTGGTCCTGGAGCAGCATCACAGGAAGT TGGAGAATGTGAAGGAGGTCATGAAGCTGTACCTGGAGAACAAGTGCGGTGTGCTGGTGCCCACTGGGGAGCTCACTGTCTTCCTGGACGGCCTCTTCCTGGAGCCGGGATCCCTGTCTAATGGGACGGGGACGTCACCTTCTGCCTCTGCCACCA AAGTGCAGCAGGACTCGCAGAACGGAGACACTGTCCACGAAAATGGAAGGGGGTCCTCACCGGCTCGAGCTCA GTCCAACAGCGGCTCCAACAGTGGAGACAGCCAGGTCCCATCCACCTCTTCCGGCTACAGTGACGGGAGCTCCGCCCCCACTTTGAATGGGGGCAGTGTCTCCTCCCCAGAGCaccgcccccccagcccccagggCGTGCCGACACCTGACGAAGGACAGGTCTCCAATGGCACTG TGAATGGAGAGGCTTCAGCCCTCACTTCTGACGTGGCTCCCGCCATCACAGAAGCTCTTGCCCCTACCAGTGACTTGGAGCAGAGCGGTGATGCCCCCCCCTCCGATTCCTCTCCCAGCATTGCCCCTGCCCCTGCCCCTGCCCCATCTCCTgcccctgaccctgaccctgaccctcaCCCCGATCCCTCCCCTGCTCCTGTGTCTGCTCCGGAGGAGTCCTCCCAGACACCCGCCATCAGTGCTGCCCCCCTTAccacctcctccccctcctcctcctcctccacaccTGCTGCGGAGGCCCGCAGCACCAGTCCCAGTACGCATGACGGAGGCAAGCCCAAGCAACAGTCCAGTAACTCCAGTTCTGCTGGGCCCCTTCCCCCTGG ATGGGAGCAGAGGAAAGACATTCATGGTAGGACCTACTACGTGGATCACAACACCAGAACCACCACGTGGGAGCGGCCCCAGCCCCTGCCTCCTGG CTGGGAGCGGCGCGTGGACGACCGGGGCCGCATGTACTACGTGGACCACAACACCCGCACCACCACTTGGCAGAGGCCCACCATGGAGTCTGTCCGCAACTTCGAGCAGTGGCAGTCGCAACGGAGCCAGTTACAGGGAGCTATGCACCAGTTCAACCAGAGATACCTCTACTCG GCCTCGATGATGTCAGCAGAAAACGATCCTCTGGGTCCTCTCCCTCCCGGCTGGG agaggcGCGTGGACTCCAACGACAGAGTGTACTTTGTCAACCACAACACTAAGACGACGCAGTGGGAGGACCCGCGGACGCAGGG GCTGCAGAATGAGGACCCGCTGCCCGAGGGCTGGGAGATTCGCTACACACGCGAGGGCGTCCGCTACTTCGTGGATCACAACACTCGCACCACCACCTTCAACGACCCGCGCACGGGCAAGTCGTCCGT AACCAAAGGTCCGCAGATCGCCTATGAGCGCAGCTTCAGGTGGAAGTTGGCCCATTTTCGCTACCTGTGTCAg TCGAACGCCCTTCCCAGCCACGTCAAGATCACTGTGTCCCGGCAGACTCTGTTTGAGGATTCCTTCCAACAG ATCATGGCCCTCAAACCGTACGACCTGCGGAGGAGGCTGTACGTCATATTCAGGGGGGAGGAGGGACTGGACTACGGCGGCCTGGCGAG GGAGTGGTTCTTCCTTCTGTCCCACGAGGTCCTGAACCCCATGTACTGCCTGTTCGAGTACGCCGGAAAGAGCAATTACTGCCTGCAGATCAACCCGGCCTCGGCCATCAACCCCGACCACCTGTCCTACTTCAACTTCATCGGCCGCTTCATCGCCATG GCTCTCTTTCATGGCAAGTTCATTGACACAGGCTTCTCCCTGCCCTTCTACAAGCGCATGCTTAACAAGAAGCTGACCATCAAGGACCTGGAGTCCATCGACCCGGAGTTCTACAACTCGCTCATCTGGATTAG AGATAACAACATCGAGGAGTGCGGCCTGGAGATGTACTTCTCTGTAGACATGGAAATCCTGGGCAAGATTACCTCACATGACCTGAAACCGGATGGAGCTGATCTGCTGGTGACGGAGGAGAACAAAGAGGAGTACATCGG GCTGATGGCAGAGTGGCGCTTCTCCCGAGGCGTGGAGGAGCAAACCAAAGCTTTCCTGGACGGCTTCAATGAGGTGGTGCCCCTGCAGTGGCTGCAGTACTTTGacgagaaggagctggag GTGATGCTGTGTGGCATGCTTGAGGTGGACCTGCAGGACTGGCAGAGAAACACCGTGTACCGGCACTACACCCGCAACAGCAAGCAGGTTATCTGGTTCTGGCAG CTTGTGAAGGAGGTGGACAATGAGGTGCGCCTGCGGCTAATGCAGTTCGTCACGGGGACCTGCCGCCTGCCACTAGGGGGCTTCGCTGAGCTCATGG GGAGCAATGGGCCCCAAAAGTTCTGCATCGAGAAGGTGGGCAAGGAGACCTGGCTGCCCCGGAGTCACACCTG CTTCAACAGGCTGGATCTGCCGCCCTATAAAAGCTTTGAGCAGCTGAAGGAGAAGCTGCTATTCGCCATAGAAGAGACTGAAGGGTTTGGCCAAGAATAG
- the LOC111846204 gene encoding NEDD4-like E3 ubiquitin-protein ligase WWP1 isoform X3 has translation MPWACRRGLGPAGVVQGSTGRFGKQRCREIWATVWAESLQGFVNAQLNVSPHSQLDFKVWSHHTLKADALLGKATLNVHLVLEQHHRKLENVKEVMKLYLENKCGVLVPTGELTVFLDGLFLEPGSLSNGTGTSPSASATKVQQDSQNGDTVHENGRGSSPARAQSNSGSNSGDSQVPSTSSGYSDGSSAPTLNGGSVSSPEHRPPSPQGVPTPDEGQVSNGTVNGEASALTSDVAPAITEALAPTSDLEQSGDAPPSDSSPSIAPAPAPAPSPAPDPDPDPHPDPSPAPVSAPEESSQTPAISAAPLTTSSPSSSSSTPAAEARSTSPSTHDGGKPKQQSSNSSSAGPLPPGWEQRKDIHGRTYYVDHNTRTTTWERPQPLPPGWERRVDDRGRMYYVDHNTRTTTWQRPTMESVRNFEQWQSQRSQLQGAMHQFNQRYLYSASMMSAENDPLGPLPPGWERRVDSNDRVYFVNHNTKTTQWEDPRTQGLQNEDPLPEGWEIRYTREGVRYFVDHNTRTTTFNDPRTGKSSVTKGPQIAYERSFRWKLAHFRYLCQSNALPSHVKITVSRQTLFEDSFQQIMALKPYDLRRRLYVIFRGEEGLDYGGLAREWFFLLSHEVLNPMYCLFEYAGKSNYCLQINPASAINPDHLSYFNFIGRFIAMALFHGKFIDTGFSLPFYKRMLNKKLTIKDLESIDPEFYNSLIWIRDNNIEECGLEMYFSVDMEILGKITSHDLKPDGADLLVTEENKEEYIGLMAEWRFSRGVEEQTKAFLDGFNEVVPLQWLQYFDEKELEVMLCGMLEVDLQDWQRNTVYRHYTRNSKQVIWFWQLVKEVDNEVRLRLMQFVTGTCRLPLGGFAELMGSNGPQKFCIEKVGKETWLPRSHTCFNRLDLPPYKSFEQLKEKLLFAIEETEGFGQE, from the exons ATGCCCTGGGCGTGCCGAAGAGGGTTGGGTCCGGCTGGTGTCGTGCAGGGTAGCACTGGGAGGTTCGGTAAACAGCGATGCA GAGAGATATGGGCCACAGTGTGGGCTGAGAGTCTCCAGGGCTTTGTGAACGCACAACT GAATGTATCTCCTCACTCCCAGCTGGACTTCAAAGTGTGGAGCCACCACACCCTGAAAGCCGACGCCCTGCTGGGGAAGGCCACGCTGAACGTCCACCTGGTCCTGGAGCAGCATCACAGGAAGT TGGAGAATGTGAAGGAGGTCATGAAGCTGTACCTGGAGAACAAGTGCGGTGTGCTGGTGCCCACTGGGGAGCTCACTGTCTTCCTGGACGGCCTCTTCCTGGAGCCGGGATCCCTGTCTAATGGGACGGGGACGTCACCTTCTGCCTCTGCCACCA AAGTGCAGCAGGACTCGCAGAACGGAGACACTGTCCACGAAAATGGAAGGGGGTCCTCACCGGCTCGAGCTCA GTCCAACAGCGGCTCCAACAGTGGAGACAGCCAGGTCCCATCCACCTCTTCCGGCTACAGTGACGGGAGCTCCGCCCCCACTTTGAATGGGGGCAGTGTCTCCTCCCCAGAGCaccgcccccccagcccccagggCGTGCCGACACCTGACGAAGGACAGGTCTCCAATGGCACTG TGAATGGAGAGGCTTCAGCCCTCACTTCTGACGTGGCTCCCGCCATCACAGAAGCTCTTGCCCCTACCAGTGACTTGGAGCAGAGCGGTGATGCCCCCCCCTCCGATTCCTCTCCCAGCATTGCCCCTGCCCCTGCCCCTGCCCCATCTCCTgcccctgaccctgaccctgaccctcaCCCCGATCCCTCCCCTGCTCCTGTGTCTGCTCCGGAGGAGTCCTCCCAGACACCCGCCATCAGTGCTGCCCCCCTTAccacctcctccccctcctcctcctcctccacaccTGCTGCGGAGGCCCGCAGCACCAGTCCCAGTACGCATGACGGAGGCAAGCCCAAGCAACAGTCCAGTAACTCCAGTTCTGCTGGGCCCCTTCCCCCTGG ATGGGAGCAGAGGAAAGACATTCATGGTAGGACCTACTACGTGGATCACAACACCAGAACCACCACGTGGGAGCGGCCCCAGCCCCTGCCTCCTGG CTGGGAGCGGCGCGTGGACGACCGGGGCCGCATGTACTACGTGGACCACAACACCCGCACCACCACTTGGCAGAGGCCCACCATGGAGTCTGTCCGCAACTTCGAGCAGTGGCAGTCGCAACGGAGCCAGTTACAGGGAGCTATGCACCAGTTCAACCAGAGATACCTCTACTCG GCCTCGATGATGTCAGCAGAAAACGATCCTCTGGGTCCTCTCCCTCCCGGCTGGG agaggcGCGTGGACTCCAACGACAGAGTGTACTTTGTCAACCACAACACTAAGACGACGCAGTGGGAGGACCCGCGGACGCAGGG GCTGCAGAATGAGGACCCGCTGCCCGAGGGCTGGGAGATTCGCTACACACGCGAGGGCGTCCGCTACTTCGTGGATCACAACACTCGCACCACCACCTTCAACGACCCGCGCACGGGCAAGTCGTCCGT AACCAAAGGTCCGCAGATCGCCTATGAGCGCAGCTTCAGGTGGAAGTTGGCCCATTTTCGCTACCTGTGTCAg TCGAACGCCCTTCCCAGCCACGTCAAGATCACTGTGTCCCGGCAGACTCTGTTTGAGGATTCCTTCCAACAG ATCATGGCCCTCAAACCGTACGACCTGCGGAGGAGGCTGTACGTCATATTCAGGGGGGAGGAGGGACTGGACTACGGCGGCCTGGCGAG GGAGTGGTTCTTCCTTCTGTCCCACGAGGTCCTGAACCCCATGTACTGCCTGTTCGAGTACGCCGGAAAGAGCAATTACTGCCTGCAGATCAACCCGGCCTCGGCCATCAACCCCGACCACCTGTCCTACTTCAACTTCATCGGCCGCTTCATCGCCATG GCTCTCTTTCATGGCAAGTTCATTGACACAGGCTTCTCCCTGCCCTTCTACAAGCGCATGCTTAACAAGAAGCTGACCATCAAGGACCTGGAGTCCATCGACCCGGAGTTCTACAACTCGCTCATCTGGATTAG AGATAACAACATCGAGGAGTGCGGCCTGGAGATGTACTTCTCTGTAGACATGGAAATCCTGGGCAAGATTACCTCACATGACCTGAAACCGGATGGAGCTGATCTGCTGGTGACGGAGGAGAACAAAGAGGAGTACATCGG GCTGATGGCAGAGTGGCGCTTCTCCCGAGGCGTGGAGGAGCAAACCAAAGCTTTCCTGGACGGCTTCAATGAGGTGGTGCCCCTGCAGTGGCTGCAGTACTTTGacgagaaggagctggag GTGATGCTGTGTGGCATGCTTGAGGTGGACCTGCAGGACTGGCAGAGAAACACCGTGTACCGGCACTACACCCGCAACAGCAAGCAGGTTATCTGGTTCTGGCAG CTTGTGAAGGAGGTGGACAATGAGGTGCGCCTGCGGCTAATGCAGTTCGTCACGGGGACCTGCCGCCTGCCACTAGGGGGCTTCGCTGAGCTCATGG GGAGCAATGGGCCCCAAAAGTTCTGCATCGAGAAGGTGGGCAAGGAGACCTGGCTGCCCCGGAGTCACACCTG CTTCAACAGGCTGGATCTGCCGCCCTATAAAAGCTTTGAGCAGCTGAAGGAGAAGCTGCTATTCGCCATAGAAGAGACTGAAGGGTTTGGCCAAGAATAG
- the LOC111846204 gene encoding NEDD4-like E3 ubiquitin-protein ligase WWP1 isoform X2, translating into MATASVRDNSDGSHGGRSQLQAVVSCAKLKRKKNWFGTAVYVELVADGEVRRTAKSHSSSNPKWDERLTLNVSPHSQLDFKVWSHHTLKADALLGKATLNVHLVLEQHHRKLENVKEVMKLYLENKCGVLVPTGELTVFLDGLFLEPGSLSNGTGTSPSASATKVQQDSQNGDTVHENGRGSSPARAQSNSGSNSGDSQVPSTSSGYSDGSSAPTLNGGSVSSPEHRPPSPQGVPTPDEGQVSNGTVNGEASALTSDVAPAITEALAPTSDLEQSGDAPPSDSSPSIAPAPAPAPSPAPDPDPDPHPDPSPAPVSAPEESSQTPAISAAPLTTSSPSSSSSTPAAEARSTSPSTHDGGKPKQQSSNSSSAGPLPPGWEQRKDIHGRTYYVDHNTRTTTWERPQPLPPGWERRVDDRGRMYYVDHNTRTTTWQRPTMESVRNFEQWQSQRSQLQGAMHQFNQRYLYSASMMSAENDPLGPLPPGWERRVDSNDRVYFVNHNTKTTQWEDPRTQGLQNEDPLPEGWEIRYTREGVRYFVDHNTRTTTFNDPRTGKSSVTKGPQIAYERSFRWKLAHFRYLCQSNALPSHVKITVSRQTLFEDSFQQIMALKPYDLRRRLYVIFRGEEGLDYGGLAREWFFLLSHEVLNPMYCLFEYAGKSNYCLQINPASAINPDHLSYFNFIGRFIAMALFHGKFIDTGFSLPFYKRMLNKKLTIKDLESIDPEFYNSLIWIRDNNIEECGLEMYFSVDMEILGKITSHDLKPDGADLLVTEENKEEYIGLMAEWRFSRGVEEQTKAFLDGFNEVVPLQWLQYFDEKELEVMLCGMLEVDLQDWQRNTVYRHYTRNSKQVIWFWQLVKEVDNEVRLRLMQFVTGTCRLPLGGFAELMGSNGPQKFCIEKVGKETWLPRSHTCFNRLDLPPYKSFEQLKEKLLFAIEETEGFGQE; encoded by the exons ATGGCCACAGCCTCCGTGCGTGACAACAGCGACGGCAGCCATGGAGGCAGGTCCCAGCTTCAGGCTGTTG TGTCCTGTGCCAAGCTTAAGAGGAAGAAGAACTGGTTCGGGACGGCCGTGTACGTGGAGCTGGTGGCCGACGGGGAGGTGCGGCGGACGGCCAAGTCACACAGTTCTTCCAACCCCAAGTGGGACGAGCGGTTGACGCT GAATGTATCTCCTCACTCCCAGCTGGACTTCAAAGTGTGGAGCCACCACACCCTGAAAGCCGACGCCCTGCTGGGGAAGGCCACGCTGAACGTCCACCTGGTCCTGGAGCAGCATCACAGGAAGT TGGAGAATGTGAAGGAGGTCATGAAGCTGTACCTGGAGAACAAGTGCGGTGTGCTGGTGCCCACTGGGGAGCTCACTGTCTTCCTGGACGGCCTCTTCCTGGAGCCGGGATCCCTGTCTAATGGGACGGGGACGTCACCTTCTGCCTCTGCCACCA AAGTGCAGCAGGACTCGCAGAACGGAGACACTGTCCACGAAAATGGAAGGGGGTCCTCACCGGCTCGAGCTCA GTCCAACAGCGGCTCCAACAGTGGAGACAGCCAGGTCCCATCCACCTCTTCCGGCTACAGTGACGGGAGCTCCGCCCCCACTTTGAATGGGGGCAGTGTCTCCTCCCCAGAGCaccgcccccccagcccccagggCGTGCCGACACCTGACGAAGGACAGGTCTCCAATGGCACTG TGAATGGAGAGGCTTCAGCCCTCACTTCTGACGTGGCTCCCGCCATCACAGAAGCTCTTGCCCCTACCAGTGACTTGGAGCAGAGCGGTGATGCCCCCCCCTCCGATTCCTCTCCCAGCATTGCCCCTGCCCCTGCCCCTGCCCCATCTCCTgcccctgaccctgaccctgaccctcaCCCCGATCCCTCCCCTGCTCCTGTGTCTGCTCCGGAGGAGTCCTCCCAGACACCCGCCATCAGTGCTGCCCCCCTTAccacctcctccccctcctcctcctcctccacaccTGCTGCGGAGGCCCGCAGCACCAGTCCCAGTACGCATGACGGAGGCAAGCCCAAGCAACAGTCCAGTAACTCCAGTTCTGCTGGGCCCCTTCCCCCTGG ATGGGAGCAGAGGAAAGACATTCATGGTAGGACCTACTACGTGGATCACAACACCAGAACCACCACGTGGGAGCGGCCCCAGCCCCTGCCTCCTGG CTGGGAGCGGCGCGTGGACGACCGGGGCCGCATGTACTACGTGGACCACAACACCCGCACCACCACTTGGCAGAGGCCCACCATGGAGTCTGTCCGCAACTTCGAGCAGTGGCAGTCGCAACGGAGCCAGTTACAGGGAGCTATGCACCAGTTCAACCAGAGATACCTCTACTCG GCCTCGATGATGTCAGCAGAAAACGATCCTCTGGGTCCTCTCCCTCCCGGCTGGG agaggcGCGTGGACTCCAACGACAGAGTGTACTTTGTCAACCACAACACTAAGACGACGCAGTGGGAGGACCCGCGGACGCAGGG GCTGCAGAATGAGGACCCGCTGCCCGAGGGCTGGGAGATTCGCTACACACGCGAGGGCGTCCGCTACTTCGTGGATCACAACACTCGCACCACCACCTTCAACGACCCGCGCACGGGCAAGTCGTCCGT AACCAAAGGTCCGCAGATCGCCTATGAGCGCAGCTTCAGGTGGAAGTTGGCCCATTTTCGCTACCTGTGTCAg TCGAACGCCCTTCCCAGCCACGTCAAGATCACTGTGTCCCGGCAGACTCTGTTTGAGGATTCCTTCCAACAG ATCATGGCCCTCAAACCGTACGACCTGCGGAGGAGGCTGTACGTCATATTCAGGGGGGAGGAGGGACTGGACTACGGCGGCCTGGCGAG GGAGTGGTTCTTCCTTCTGTCCCACGAGGTCCTGAACCCCATGTACTGCCTGTTCGAGTACGCCGGAAAGAGCAATTACTGCCTGCAGATCAACCCGGCCTCGGCCATCAACCCCGACCACCTGTCCTACTTCAACTTCATCGGCCGCTTCATCGCCATG GCTCTCTTTCATGGCAAGTTCATTGACACAGGCTTCTCCCTGCCCTTCTACAAGCGCATGCTTAACAAGAAGCTGACCATCAAGGACCTGGAGTCCATCGACCCGGAGTTCTACAACTCGCTCATCTGGATTAG AGATAACAACATCGAGGAGTGCGGCCTGGAGATGTACTTCTCTGTAGACATGGAAATCCTGGGCAAGATTACCTCACATGACCTGAAACCGGATGGAGCTGATCTGCTGGTGACGGAGGAGAACAAAGAGGAGTACATCGG GCTGATGGCAGAGTGGCGCTTCTCCCGAGGCGTGGAGGAGCAAACCAAAGCTTTCCTGGACGGCTTCAATGAGGTGGTGCCCCTGCAGTGGCTGCAGTACTTTGacgagaaggagctggag GTGATGCTGTGTGGCATGCTTGAGGTGGACCTGCAGGACTGGCAGAGAAACACCGTGTACCGGCACTACACCCGCAACAGCAAGCAGGTTATCTGGTTCTGGCAG CTTGTGAAGGAGGTGGACAATGAGGTGCGCCTGCGGCTAATGCAGTTCGTCACGGGGACCTGCCGCCTGCCACTAGGGGGCTTCGCTGAGCTCATGG GGAGCAATGGGCCCCAAAAGTTCTGCATCGAGAAGGTGGGCAAGGAGACCTGGCTGCCCCGGAGTCACACCTG CTTCAACAGGCTGGATCTGCCGCCCTATAAAAGCTTTGAGCAGCTGAAGGAGAAGCTGCTATTCGCCATAGAAGAGACTGAAGGGTTTGGCCAAGAATAG
- the LOC111846204 gene encoding NEDD4-like E3 ubiquitin-protein ligase WWP1 isoform X4 translates to MKLYLENKCGVLVPTGELTVFLDGLFLEPGSLSNGTGTSPSASATKVQQDSQNGDTVHENGRGSSPARAQSNSGSNSGDSQVPSTSSGYSDGSSAPTLNGGSVSSPEHRPPSPQGVPTPDEGQVSNGTVNGEASALTSDVAPAITEALAPTSDLEQSGDAPPSDSSPSIAPAPAPAPSPAPDPDPDPHPDPSPAPVSAPEESSQTPAISAAPLTTSSPSSSSSTPAAEARSTSPSTHDGGKPKQQSSNSSSAGPLPPGWEQRKDIHGRTYYVDHNTRTTTWERPQPLPPGWERRVDDRGRMYYVDHNTRTTTWQRPTMESVRNFEQWQSQRSQLQGAMHQFNQRYLYSASMMSAENDPLGPLPPGWERRVDSNDRVYFVNHNTKTTQWEDPRTQGLQNEDPLPEGWEIRYTREGVRYFVDHNTRTTTFNDPRTGKSSVTKGPQIAYERSFRWKLAHFRYLCQSNALPSHVKITVSRQTLFEDSFQQIMALKPYDLRRRLYVIFRGEEGLDYGGLAREWFFLLSHEVLNPMYCLFEYAGKSNYCLQINPASAINPDHLSYFNFIGRFIAMALFHGKFIDTGFSLPFYKRMLNKKLTIKDLESIDPEFYNSLIWIRDNNIEECGLEMYFSVDMEILGKITSHDLKPDGADLLVTEENKEEYIGLMAEWRFSRGVEEQTKAFLDGFNEVVPLQWLQYFDEKELEVMLCGMLEVDLQDWQRNTVYRHYTRNSKQVIWFWQLVKEVDNEVRLRLMQFVTGTCRLPLGGFAELMGSNGPQKFCIEKVGKETWLPRSHTCFNRLDLPPYKSFEQLKEKLLFAIEETEGFGQE, encoded by the exons ATGAAGCTGTACCTGGAGAACAAGTGCGGTGTGCTGGTGCCCACTGGGGAGCTCACTGTCTTCCTGGACGGCCTCTTCCTGGAGCCGGGATCCCTGTCTAATGGGACGGGGACGTCACCTTCTGCCTCTGCCACCA AAGTGCAGCAGGACTCGCAGAACGGAGACACTGTCCACGAAAATGGAAGGGGGTCCTCACCGGCTCGAGCTCA GTCCAACAGCGGCTCCAACAGTGGAGACAGCCAGGTCCCATCCACCTCTTCCGGCTACAGTGACGGGAGCTCCGCCCCCACTTTGAATGGGGGCAGTGTCTCCTCCCCAGAGCaccgcccccccagcccccagggCGTGCCGACACCTGACGAAGGACAGGTCTCCAATGGCACTG TGAATGGAGAGGCTTCAGCCCTCACTTCTGACGTGGCTCCCGCCATCACAGAAGCTCTTGCCCCTACCAGTGACTTGGAGCAGAGCGGTGATGCCCCCCCCTCCGATTCCTCTCCCAGCATTGCCCCTGCCCCTGCCCCTGCCCCATCTCCTgcccctgaccctgaccctgaccctcaCCCCGATCCCTCCCCTGCTCCTGTGTCTGCTCCGGAGGAGTCCTCCCAGACACCCGCCATCAGTGCTGCCCCCCTTAccacctcctccccctcctcctcctcctccacaccTGCTGCGGAGGCCCGCAGCACCAGTCCCAGTACGCATGACGGAGGCAAGCCCAAGCAACAGTCCAGTAACTCCAGTTCTGCTGGGCCCCTTCCCCCTGG ATGGGAGCAGAGGAAAGACATTCATGGTAGGACCTACTACGTGGATCACAACACCAGAACCACCACGTGGGAGCGGCCCCAGCCCCTGCCTCCTGG CTGGGAGCGGCGCGTGGACGACCGGGGCCGCATGTACTACGTGGACCACAACACCCGCACCACCACTTGGCAGAGGCCCACCATGGAGTCTGTCCGCAACTTCGAGCAGTGGCAGTCGCAACGGAGCCAGTTACAGGGAGCTATGCACCAGTTCAACCAGAGATACCTCTACTCG GCCTCGATGATGTCAGCAGAAAACGATCCTCTGGGTCCTCTCCCTCCCGGCTGGG agaggcGCGTGGACTCCAACGACAGAGTGTACTTTGTCAACCACAACACTAAGACGACGCAGTGGGAGGACCCGCGGACGCAGGG GCTGCAGAATGAGGACCCGCTGCCCGAGGGCTGGGAGATTCGCTACACACGCGAGGGCGTCCGCTACTTCGTGGATCACAACACTCGCACCACCACCTTCAACGACCCGCGCACGGGCAAGTCGTCCGT AACCAAAGGTCCGCAGATCGCCTATGAGCGCAGCTTCAGGTGGAAGTTGGCCCATTTTCGCTACCTGTGTCAg TCGAACGCCCTTCCCAGCCACGTCAAGATCACTGTGTCCCGGCAGACTCTGTTTGAGGATTCCTTCCAACAG ATCATGGCCCTCAAACCGTACGACCTGCGGAGGAGGCTGTACGTCATATTCAGGGGGGAGGAGGGACTGGACTACGGCGGCCTGGCGAG GGAGTGGTTCTTCCTTCTGTCCCACGAGGTCCTGAACCCCATGTACTGCCTGTTCGAGTACGCCGGAAAGAGCAATTACTGCCTGCAGATCAACCCGGCCTCGGCCATCAACCCCGACCACCTGTCCTACTTCAACTTCATCGGCCGCTTCATCGCCATG GCTCTCTTTCATGGCAAGTTCATTGACACAGGCTTCTCCCTGCCCTTCTACAAGCGCATGCTTAACAAGAAGCTGACCATCAAGGACCTGGAGTCCATCGACCCGGAGTTCTACAACTCGCTCATCTGGATTAG AGATAACAACATCGAGGAGTGCGGCCTGGAGATGTACTTCTCTGTAGACATGGAAATCCTGGGCAAGATTACCTCACATGACCTGAAACCGGATGGAGCTGATCTGCTGGTGACGGAGGAGAACAAAGAGGAGTACATCGG GCTGATGGCAGAGTGGCGCTTCTCCCGAGGCGTGGAGGAGCAAACCAAAGCTTTCCTGGACGGCTTCAATGAGGTGGTGCCCCTGCAGTGGCTGCAGTACTTTGacgagaaggagctggag GTGATGCTGTGTGGCATGCTTGAGGTGGACCTGCAGGACTGGCAGAGAAACACCGTGTACCGGCACTACACCCGCAACAGCAAGCAGGTTATCTGGTTCTGGCAG CTTGTGAAGGAGGTGGACAATGAGGTGCGCCTGCGGCTAATGCAGTTCGTCACGGGGACCTGCCGCCTGCCACTAGGGGGCTTCGCTGAGCTCATGG GGAGCAATGGGCCCCAAAAGTTCTGCATCGAGAAGGTGGGCAAGGAGACCTGGCTGCCCCGGAGTCACACCTG CTTCAACAGGCTGGATCTGCCGCCCTATAAAAGCTTTGAGCAGCTGAAGGAGAAGCTGCTATTCGCCATAGAAGAGACTGAAGGGTTTGGCCAAGAATAG